The nucleotide sequence GTTGCCGAGATAACAAGGGCAGGGACGTTAATTATTTTGGCGTTTGTATGGGCTTACATTTAAATAGCGCTTTACCCAACTTTCAGTGGTGAGGGCATGCAGGACGTTGAGAAAATTCTCTCCCAGCTGCCACCGGAGGCAAGAAGGGAACTCATGGATTATGCAGAATTCCTGCTTCACAAGTATGGGAAAAAAAGGGGAAAGAGGCCGAACGGCTTCACTTTCTCCTGGGAAGATAAGCTGAAGGATGTTACGATCACATCCGTTGAACTCCAGCACAAAGCCTCGGAGTGGCGGGCCAA is from Thermococcus sp. and encodes:
- a CDS encoding DUF2281 domain-containing protein; protein product: MQDVEKILSQLPPEARRELMDYAEFLLHKYGKKRGKRPNGFTFSWEDKLKDVTITSVELQHKASEWRANVSD